In Microvenator marinus, one genomic interval encodes:
- a CDS encoding NAD(P)H-binding protein, with product MSRVLIFGSTRGVGLELARFLFEAGAKVGTLVRADSDISQIETLGVDIYVGDAFSQDDVNDTFQRFKPDIVVSTLGGRDVKGRRVDSTGNINVIRGAQKSGAKRLILVTSLGCGESYSFMSERAKEAFGEALLAKTKAEDYLRSTDLNWSIIRPGGLRNGESTRGGALWEVADLHGYIYRKDVAELVVKILDNPASFRRVLVALDATDLRTALDPQPKAWCTL from the coding sequence GAACTTGCGCGATTCTTGTTCGAAGCCGGGGCCAAAGTCGGAACCTTGGTAAGGGCAGATTCTGATATTTCACAAATTGAGACTCTTGGTGTGGACATCTATGTTGGCGACGCCTTTTCTCAAGACGATGTGAACGACACTTTCCAGCGATTTAAGCCAGATATCGTGGTGTCAACGCTTGGTGGTCGTGATGTGAAAGGGCGAAGGGTGGACTCCACTGGGAACATCAATGTCATTCGTGGTGCGCAGAAGTCCGGGGCGAAACGGTTGATATTGGTCACCTCGTTGGGGTGTGGTGAGTCCTATTCATTCATGTCAGAGCGCGCAAAAGAGGCATTTGGAGAGGCGTTGTTGGCCAAGACCAAGGCGGAAGACTATTTGCGCAGTACCGACTTGAATTGGTCCATCATTAGGCCCGGTGGTCTTCGCAACGGGGAGAGCACGCGGGGCGGCGCGCTCTGGGAAGTGGCTGATCTACATGGATATATCTATCGAAAGGACGTGGCCGAGCTCGTTGTCAAAATATTGGACAACCCAGCGTCCTTCAGACGGGTCTTGGTTGCTCTTGATGCAACCGATCTCAGAACGGCTTTGGATCCTCAACCTAAGGCATGGTGTACCCTATGA
- a CDS encoding sigma factor-like helix-turn-helix DNA-binding protein, with protein MLLAQLFGRTPESSRVIAVLHYLDGLTLEEVAKEVGVSVSGVRKRLRVLRQELTILEKGVANRSSPILREINELLIVNGESIEFEPTGVTRVAVEESKLLQTQGGKEGITFTGMMPGITGMQVHTKDAVRAAYVRVSDAYPDDLLAQMQTDLEPSIKSCVDEHGPGTLHARVLIDRGGVVLKMLWDPQTEGSDALLNCAAESIQAREFPVREPGEVTIARFKW; from the coding sequence TTGCTTTTGGCGCAGCTCTTTGGGCGGACCCCTGAATCTTCGAGGGTCATCGCCGTGCTCCACTATTTGGACGGCCTAACGCTCGAAGAGGTGGCCAAGGAAGTCGGTGTGTCGGTCTCTGGAGTGCGCAAGAGACTGCGCGTTTTGCGCCAGGAACTCACGATTTTGGAGAAAGGCGTTGCAAACCGTAGCTCACCAATTCTTCGTGAAATCAACGAACTGCTAATTGTTAACGGCGAATCGATCGAGTTCGAGCCGACGGGCGTAACGCGTGTGGCTGTGGAAGAGTCGAAGCTTCTGCAGACTCAAGGCGGCAAAGAGGGCATCACGTTTACAGGCATGATGCCAGGGATTACGGGAATGCAGGTACACACCAAAGATGCCGTGCGCGCGGCGTATGTCCGTGTCTCCGATGCGTATCCCGACGACCTTCTGGCTCAGATGCAGACTGATCTTGAGCCATCGATTAAATCGTGTGTTGATGAGCATGGCCCCGGCACGCTACATGCCAGGGTGCTGATCGATCGCGGTGGCGTTGTTCTAAAGATGTTGTGGGATCCTCAGACCGAAGGGTCTGATGCCTTGCTGAATTGCGCCGCGGAATCCATTCAGGCGCGTGAGTTCCCCGTGAGGGAGCCCGGTGAAGTCACCATCGCCCGGTTCAAATGGTAA